The proteins below are encoded in one region of Streptomyces roseirectus:
- a CDS encoding pirin family protein has translation MTARTAPTDRRVDRVVTKVDIGPTPMSDHSALIIPPGDDARTDPFLLMGEERVNRPGFEWHPHRGMETVTLVLDGALEHGDSMGNTGVLGPGDVQWMTAGRGVIHREAAARAEHAHVIQMWLNLPSRQKSVPTGYQDLRAGSHAVHSEPGVLVQVISGEAGAVRGPAVNHWPVVGMVITLDPGAGYRQVLDGSERSFAYVIAGRATAGGRTVRAGQIAWSDPVSRQGDPTTLALATGDTGEQTKVLLFSGRPIGETVIAHGPFVMNSRAEIVQAYRDFHSGEFGSVPRHTRLPDGG, from the coding sequence ATGACCGCACGAACCGCGCCGACGGACCGACGGGTGGACCGGGTCGTCACCAAGGTGGACATCGGCCCGACCCCCATGTCCGACCACAGCGCGCTGATCATTCCGCCCGGTGACGACGCCCGGACCGACCCGTTCCTGCTCATGGGAGAGGAACGGGTCAACCGGCCGGGGTTCGAGTGGCATCCGCACCGCGGGATGGAGACCGTGACCCTCGTCCTGGACGGAGCCCTGGAGCACGGCGACAGCATGGGCAACACCGGTGTCCTGGGGCCCGGAGACGTGCAGTGGATGACGGCCGGACGGGGCGTGATCCACCGCGAGGCCGCCGCACGCGCGGAGCACGCGCACGTGATCCAGATGTGGCTCAACCTTCCGTCGCGTCAGAAGTCGGTACCCACCGGCTATCAGGACCTGCGGGCCGGCAGCCACGCCGTGCACTCCGAGCCGGGTGTCCTGGTCCAGGTGATCTCGGGCGAGGCCGGGGCGGTGCGTGGGCCGGCGGTCAACCACTGGCCGGTTGTGGGCATGGTGATCACCCTCGACCCGGGAGCCGGGTACCGGCAGGTGCTCGACGGGAGTGAACGCTCTTTCGCGTACGTGATCGCGGGCCGCGCCACGGCCGGCGGGCGGACCGTACGCGCGGGACAGATCGCCTGGTCCGATCCCGTGTCCCGGCAGGGCGACCCGACCACGCTGGCCCTGGCCACCGGCGACACCGGCGAACAGACGAAGGTGCTGCTGTTCTCCGGGCGGCCCATCGGGGAGACCGTCATCGCCCACGGCCCGTTCGTGATGAACAGCCGGGCCGAGATCGTCCAGGCGTACCGCGACTTCCACTCCGGCGAGTTCGGCAGCGTACCCCGGCACACGCGCCTGCCCGACGGCGGCTGA
- a CDS encoding NmrA family NAD(P)-binding protein yields MTTVLVAGATGSLGSLIVKNLLARGAHVRALVRRPSTDQSAAHPNLTLCVGDLADGSDALQRHVDGVEVVVSAVQGGPEVIIDGQRELLRAAERGGVQRMIPSDFSVNLFGYGYGINVLSDLRRVFADAFATSTVARTSVAIGAFPEYFLGPVHEVLDPAAGTFSVWGDGTRPIDITTIPDTAAFTAAIALDPKTANREVHVVGQQLTMLELHDEIETVSGRRWELVRRGTLDDLRAEIVRRQFTASSVVEYVALQYQVAMFDGTASLRDVRNADYPDVTPTPVATYLAEWNFRDKCREVYPRNFS; encoded by the coding sequence ATGACGACAGTACTGGTGGCGGGCGCGACCGGCAGCCTCGGCAGCCTGATCGTGAAGAACCTCCTGGCGCGTGGCGCGCACGTACGCGCGCTGGTCCGCCGGCCTTCGACGGACCAGTCGGCGGCCCACCCGAATCTGACGCTGTGCGTCGGCGACCTGGCAGACGGCTCCGACGCGCTGCAACGGCACGTCGACGGTGTGGAGGTCGTGGTGTCGGCGGTCCAGGGCGGGCCGGAGGTGATCATCGACGGGCAGCGGGAGCTGCTGCGCGCCGCGGAACGGGGCGGCGTCCAGCGGATGATCCCGTCCGACTTCTCGGTCAACCTCTTCGGCTACGGCTACGGCATCAACGTGCTGTCCGACCTGCGCCGCGTGTTCGCGGACGCGTTCGCCACCTCGACGGTCGCGCGCACCTCGGTGGCGATCGGCGCGTTCCCGGAATACTTCCTCGGCCCCGTCCACGAGGTGCTCGACCCGGCGGCGGGCACGTTCTCGGTATGGGGCGACGGCACACGCCCGATCGACATCACCACGATCCCGGACACCGCCGCGTTCACGGCCGCGATAGCGCTCGATCCGAAGACCGCGAACCGCGAGGTCCACGTGGTCGGCCAGCAACTCACCATGCTGGAGCTGCACGACGAGATCGAGACGGTGTCCGGGCGACGGTGGGAACTGGTGCGCAGGGGCACGCTCGACGACCTGCGCGCGGAAATCGTGCGCCGGCAGTTCACGGCATCCAGCGTGGTCGAGTACGTGGCGCTCCAGTACCAGGTCGCGATGTTCGACGGCACGGCCTCGCTGCGCGACGTCCGCAACGCGGACTACCCGGACGTGACACCGACCCCGGTGGCTACGTACCTGGCGGAGTGGAATTTTCGCGATAAATGCAGGGAGGTGTATCCCCGTAATTTTTCGTGA
- a CDS encoding MSMEG_0569 family flavin-dependent oxidoreductase translates to MTQTPRLDGAHHTVAVIGGGQAGLSVSHCLGERGVDHVVIEAHRVGHEWRARRWDSFCLVTPNWQCRLPGHPYTGPDPDGFMARDDIVRYLEEYVAASRPPLVEGVTVTRLRRKAGGVFDVTTTAGEFTADQVVVATGPYHTPKLPRTAERLPAGVEQVHSSGYRNPDQLPAGAVLVVGTGQSGCQIAEDLHLAGRQVHLAVGGAPRVARFYRGRDCVAWLDGMGHYTRSIDGFDDADAVRLRVNHYVTGRDGGRDIDLRAFARDGMRLYGRLIEAEGPLLEFADDLKTNLDHADAVAESIKDAIDAHIEAHGIQAPTEPRYRPVWQPDEQPATLDLTAAGVTSVVWATGFTRDHRWIEVPAFDGRGYPMHWRGVSSTPGLYFLGLPWQHTWGSGRFEAVGRDAEFIAGHIDASRRLADVCGTLTGAPSALAAALPIG, encoded by the coding sequence ATGACGCAGACACCCCGGCTCGACGGCGCCCACCACACGGTGGCCGTGATCGGCGGCGGCCAGGCGGGACTGTCCGTCAGCCACTGCCTGGGGGAGCGCGGTGTCGACCACGTGGTGATCGAGGCCCACCGGGTCGGACACGAGTGGCGGGCGCGCCGCTGGGACTCGTTCTGCCTGGTGACCCCCAACTGGCAGTGCAGGCTGCCCGGCCACCCCTACACCGGCCCGGACCCCGACGGCTTCATGGCCCGCGACGACATCGTGCGCTACCTGGAGGAGTACGTCGCCGCCTCCCGGCCCCCGCTGGTGGAAGGGGTGACGGTGACCCGGCTGCGCCGAAAGGCCGGCGGAGTCTTCGACGTCACCACCACGGCCGGGGAGTTCACCGCCGACCAGGTCGTCGTCGCCACCGGCCCCTACCACACCCCGAAGCTGCCGCGGACGGCCGAGCGACTGCCGGCCGGCGTCGAGCAGGTCCACTCCTCCGGCTACCGCAACCCGGACCAGCTCCCCGCCGGCGCCGTCCTCGTGGTCGGCACGGGCCAGTCCGGCTGCCAGATAGCGGAGGACCTGCACCTCGCCGGCCGGCAGGTGCACCTCGCGGTCGGCGGCGCGCCCCGGGTCGCCCGCTTCTACCGGGGCCGGGACTGCGTGGCCTGGCTCGACGGGATGGGCCACTACACCAGGAGCATCGACGGGTTCGACGACGCCGACGCGGTACGGCTGCGCGTCAACCACTACGTCACCGGCCGCGACGGAGGCCGCGACATCGACCTGCGGGCCTTCGCCCGCGACGGGATGCGCCTGTACGGCCGCCTCATCGAGGCCGAGGGACCGCTCCTGGAGTTCGCCGACGACCTCAAGACCAACCTCGACCACGCCGACGCGGTGGCCGAGAGCATCAAGGACGCCATCGACGCGCACATCGAGGCCCACGGCATCCAGGCACCCACCGAGCCCCGCTACCGACCCGTGTGGCAGCCGGACGAACAGCCGGCCACCCTCGACCTCACCGCGGCCGGCGTCACCTCCGTCGTCTGGGCGACCGGCTTCACCCGCGACCACCGCTGGATCGAGGTCCCCGCCTTCGACGGACGCGGCTACCCGATGCACTGGCGCGGCGTCTCCAGCACGCCCGGCCTGTACTTCCTGGGACTGCCCTGGCAGCACACCTGGGGCTCGGGCCGGTTCGAAGCGGTCGGCAGGGACGCCGAGTTCATCGCGGGCCACATCGACGCCTCACGCCGCCTGGCCGACGTGTGCGGCACCCTGACCGGCGCGCCCAGCGCACTCGCCGCCGCCCTCCCGATCGGCTGA
- a CDS encoding carboxymuconolactone decarboxylase family protein translates to MAAPLTRPGVAVADSAERGPSERYARGAARMKEIAGEDALATVEALEDIAPDLGRFVVEFAYGDVHARPGLDVRQRQLVTIGALTAAGDTAPQLRFHIGAALHVGLDAAQVVEALIHLVPFAGFPRTLNALTAARAVFEERGVRVEPIEVEPGGNRYARGEDKLREVDGEHGIEVIESLNDVAPDLGRYIVEFAFGDIYPRPGLDLRQRQLVTLGGLIALGDTAPQQKVHFNAALRVGLAPRQVIETVIQAVPYTGFPRALNAVGVLREVFEERGIRPV, encoded by the coding sequence ATGGCGGCACCCCTGACGAGGCCGGGCGTGGCGGTGGCCGACAGCGCGGAGCGCGGCCCGTCCGAGCGGTACGCGCGGGGCGCCGCCCGGATGAAGGAGATCGCCGGCGAGGACGCCCTCGCCACGGTGGAGGCGCTGGAGGACATCGCCCCGGATCTGGGGCGCTTCGTGGTCGAGTTCGCGTACGGGGACGTGCACGCACGGCCCGGACTCGACGTGCGGCAGCGGCAGTTGGTGACCATCGGCGCACTGACCGCCGCCGGGGACACCGCCCCTCAGCTACGGTTCCACATCGGCGCGGCGCTGCATGTCGGACTGGACGCGGCGCAGGTGGTGGAGGCGCTGATCCACCTGGTCCCCTTCGCGGGGTTCCCGCGGACGCTCAACGCGCTGACCGCCGCACGCGCCGTCTTCGAGGAACGAGGGGTGCGCGTCGAGCCGATCGAGGTGGAGCCCGGCGGGAACCGTTACGCACGGGGCGAGGACAAACTCCGCGAGGTCGACGGCGAGCACGGCATCGAGGTGATCGAGTCCCTGAACGACGTGGCGCCGGATCTCGGCCGGTACATCGTCGAGTTCGCCTTCGGGGACATCTACCCGCGACCGGGGCTCGACCTGCGGCAACGGCAACTCGTCACCCTGGGCGGACTGATCGCCCTCGGTGACACGGCACCCCAGCAGAAGGTCCACTTCAACGCCGCGCTCAGAGTGGGACTCGCACCCCGGCAGGTGATCGAGACGGTCATCCAGGCCGTCCCGTACACGGGCTTCCCCCGCGCGCTCAACGCCGTCGGTGTCCTGCGCGAGGTCTTCGAGGAACGCGGAATCCGCCCCGTCTGA
- a CDS encoding winged helix-turn-helix transcriptional regulator, with translation MTEPPDSPVDEESCHRVLRALDIIGARWTGPILLAGARGARRFKEYRALVPGISDPQLTLRLKQLQSRGLMERTVVPSTPVQITYALTPEAEELIAALRPLSHWSERNLPAHSEE, from the coding sequence GTGACCGAACCTCCTGACTCCCCTGTCGACGAGGAGAGCTGCCACCGCGTCCTGCGCGCGCTCGACATCATCGGGGCCCGCTGGACCGGACCGATCCTGCTCGCCGGGGCCCGCGGCGCACGCCGGTTCAAGGAGTACCGCGCTCTGGTCCCGGGCATCTCGGATCCGCAACTGACGCTGCGGCTCAAGCAGTTGCAGAGCCGCGGGCTCATGGAACGCACCGTCGTCCCCAGCACGCCGGTGCAGATCACGTACGCCCTCACTCCAGAGGCCGAAGAGCTGATCGCCGCCCTTCGGCCTCTGTCGCACTGGAGCGAACGCAATCTCCCCGCGCACAGCGAGGAGTGA
- the fabD gene encoding ACP S-malonyltransferase: protein MTVRTVFMFSGQGSQTYQMGRELYDHEPVFKNALHRLDAELDTSVLARLYDPARRVSEPFTDTAVTHPAIVMVEFALAETLLAHGVTPDVLLGASLGEFTAAVLAGVLEPGDCLRRLVRMARTADASAPGGMLAVLTAPDLFHQDPELHRELELAAHNYDAHYVVSGPLHALDRTQALLAARDIAHQRVPVAHAFHSRLMDPSRDAFDAVWADAEFRAPRIPLVSSATAGPLTEVTAGHLWRVAREPIEFAATVGELERGGPCLYLDAGPSGTLHNFVRAHLAARPGTGSESMALLTPFTRDTRQLALVRDRAPAKGGSNVKVFGFPGQGSQVKGMGADLFDEYPDLVAQADEILGYSLRELCLTNPEGRLKLTEFTQPALYAVEALTYLRRTREDPTPPDCLVGHSLGEYAALFAAGVFDFATGLRLVARRGALMGRASGGRMAAVLGLDRATVEAGLADAGLTGIDIANHNGPEQIVVAGPEADVDRVRAVFEDRGAQVVVLNVSAPFHSRYMRAAADEFRELLDATEFRPPRIPVIANVDARPYAPGRIRDTLAAQITGQVCWVDTVRRLMALGDFEFVELGPGRTLQKMVTKIRAAVEPMSGEELAGRDGEGEETGRGAGRAVALGVAGVADVAVVASPAAPSAPAGAATPSAPGTSGLPVADRAEVPASERVTELIGERGVVGTPAEPRTPAVTPAPARTMAQAAPVTEPAVVQPPTARVEPSPLPAPTPVPRRPLSAEDLGADTFRARYGLRLAYLAGGMYGGISSEALVVRIAKAGAMGFLGTGGLSLADVEAGIRGVRGALGPDGPFGANLLHRHADPEEERALVDLLLRLGVGTVEASGFLRLTPALVKYRLKGGRIIAKVSRTDTAEAFLRPAPADVVRSLVACGDVTEEEAARAAGVPMADDLCVEAGGGWLDGAADLATLLPTVVRLRDTLASGGARVHVGAAGGIGTPEAATAALVLGAEFLVTGSVNQCTVEAGTSPEAKDLLQASDVHDTEPAPWAEQFELGVRARAVKRGVFLPARADRLYQLWRTHASFDEIDAATRRQIEDTYLCRPFEEAWRTAHHGTQEPDAKRKLALAFRTYLADGFTLARTGAPGRRVDYLVHSGPAMGAFNHWVKGTSLEPWQARNVDTVADRLMTATAQLIEERCGAFKS, encoded by the coding sequence ATGACCGTGCGGACCGTCTTCATGTTCTCCGGCCAGGGCTCGCAGACCTACCAGATGGGCCGCGAACTGTACGACCACGAACCGGTGTTCAAAAACGCCCTGCACCGGCTCGACGCCGAACTGGACACCTCCGTCCTCGCCCGCCTCTACGACCCCGCCCGCCGCGTCTCCGAACCGTTCACCGACACCGCCGTCACCCACCCGGCGATCGTCATGGTCGAATTCGCCCTCGCCGAAACCCTCTTGGCGCACGGCGTCACCCCCGACGTCCTCCTCGGCGCCAGCCTCGGCGAGTTCACGGCCGCCGTGCTCGCCGGCGTCCTCGAACCCGGCGACTGCCTGCGCAGGCTCGTCCGGATGGCCCGCACGGCGGACGCGTCCGCGCCCGGCGGCATGCTGGCCGTCCTCACCGCACCCGACCTCTTCCACCAAGACCCCGAACTGCACCGCGAGTTGGAGCTGGCGGCGCACAACTACGACGCCCACTACGTCGTCTCCGGACCCCTGCACGCCCTCGACCGCACCCAAGCGCTGCTGGCCGCACGGGACATCGCCCACCAGCGCGTCCCGGTCGCCCACGCCTTCCACTCCCGCCTGATGGACCCCTCCCGGGACGCCTTCGACGCGGTGTGGGCGGACGCCGAGTTCCGGGCGCCCCGTATCCCGCTGGTCTCCAGCGCCACCGCCGGGCCGCTCACCGAGGTCACCGCCGGACACCTGTGGCGCGTCGCCCGCGAACCCATCGAATTCGCGGCCACCGTAGGGGAGTTGGAGAGGGGCGGGCCGTGCCTCTATCTCGACGCCGGGCCCTCCGGCACGCTCCACAACTTCGTCCGCGCCCACCTCGCGGCCCGCCCCGGCACGGGCTCCGAGTCGATGGCGCTGCTCACCCCGTTCACCCGCGACACCCGGCAGTTGGCCCTCGTGAGGGACCGCGCCCCAGCGAAAGGCGGCAGCAACGTGAAAGTGTTCGGCTTCCCCGGGCAGGGCTCCCAGGTCAAGGGCATGGGCGCCGACCTCTTCGACGAGTACCCCGACCTCGTCGCCCAGGCCGACGAGATCCTTGGCTACTCCCTGCGCGAGCTGTGCCTCACCAACCCCGAAGGCCGCCTGAAACTCACCGAGTTCACCCAGCCCGCGCTGTACGCCGTCGAAGCGCTCACCTACCTCCGGCGCACCCGCGAGGACCCCACCCCGCCGGACTGCCTCGTCGGCCACAGCCTCGGTGAGTACGCGGCCCTCTTCGCCGCCGGCGTCTTCGACTTCGCCACCGGGCTGCGCCTCGTCGCCCGGCGCGGGGCGCTCATGGGCCGCGCGAGCGGGGGCCGCATGGCCGCCGTCCTCGGCCTCGACCGCGCCACCGTCGAGGCGGGCCTCGCCGACGCCGGGCTCACCGGCATCGACATCGCCAACCACAACGGGCCCGAACAGATCGTCGTCGCCGGCCCCGAAGCCGACGTCGACCGCGTCCGCGCCGTCTTCGAGGACCGGGGCGCCCAGGTCGTCGTCCTCAACGTCAGCGCGCCCTTCCACTCCCGCTACATGCGCGCCGCCGCCGACGAGTTCCGCGAACTCCTCGACGCCACCGAGTTCCGGCCGCCCCGCATCCCCGTCATCGCCAACGTCGACGCCCGCCCCTACGCTCCCGGCCGCATCCGCGACACCCTCGCCGCCCAGATCACCGGCCAGGTGTGCTGGGTCGACACCGTGCGGCGGCTGATGGCCCTCGGTGATTTCGAGTTCGTCGAGCTGGGGCCGGGGCGGACGCTTCAGAAGATGGTGACGAAGATTCGCGCGGCGGTTGAGCCGATGTCGGGGGAGGAGTTGGCGGGGCGGGACGGGGAGGGGGAGGAGACGGGGCGGGGCGCTGGGCGGGCTGTGGCGCTGGGAGTCGCGGGGGTGGCGGACGTTGCCGTCGTGGCTTCGCCTGCTGCCCCGTCGGCTCCGGCCGGGGCCGCCACGCCGTCCGCGCCAGGCACGTCGGGCCTGCCTGTGGCGGACCGTGCCGAGGTTCCGGCATCGGAGCGGGTGACCGAACTCATCGGTGAGCGCGGTGTGGTCGGGACCCCGGCCGAGCCCCGCACGCCGGCAGTCACGCCGGCCCCGGCTCGCACGATGGCCCAGGCCGCCCCCGTCACGGAACCGGCCGTCGTCCAACCGCCCACGGCCCGCGTCGAGCCGTCCCCCCTTCCCGCCCCCACCCCCGTCCCCCGCCGTCCCCTCTCCGCCGAAGACCTCGGGGCCGACACCTTCCGCGCCCGTTACGGCCTGCGCCTCGCCTACCTCGCGGGCGGCATGTACGGCGGCATCTCCTCCGAGGCGCTGGTCGTGCGGATCGCCAAGGCCGGGGCGATGGGGTTCCTCGGGACCGGCGGGCTGTCGCTCGCGGACGTCGAGGCCGGGATCCGGGGTGTGCGGGGCGCGCTGGGGCCCGACGGACCCTTCGGCGCGAACCTCCTGCACCGGCACGCCGACCCGGAGGAGGAACGCGCTCTCGTGGACCTCCTGCTCCGGCTCGGGGTCGGCACGGTCGAGGCGTCCGGGTTCCTGCGGCTCACCCCGGCGCTGGTCAAGTACCGCCTGAAGGGCGGCCGGATCATCGCCAAGGTCTCCCGCACGGACACCGCCGAGGCGTTCCTGCGCCCGGCCCCCGCCGACGTCGTCCGCAGCCTTGTCGCGTGCGGCGATGTCACCGAGGAGGAGGCGGCGCGCGCCGCCGGCGTCCCCATGGCGGACGACCTGTGCGTCGAGGCGGGCGGTGGCTGGCTCGACGGCGCGGCGGACCTGGCGACGCTGCTGCCGACCGTCGTCCGCCTGCGCGACACCCTGGCGAGCGGCGGGGCCCGCGTCCACGTCGGCGCGGCCGGCGGCATCGGCACACCGGAGGCGGCGACGGCGGCCCTGGTGCTCGGCGCGGAATTCCTCGTCACCGGGTCCGTGAACCAGTGCACGGTGGAGGCCGGGACCAGCCCCGAGGCCAAGGACCTCCTCCAGGCGTCGGACGTCCATGACACCGAGCCCGCCCCCTGGGCCGAGCAGTTCGAACTAGGCGTCCGCGCGAGGGCGGTCAAACGCGGCGTCTTCCTCCCGGCCCGCGCCGACCGCCTCTACCAACTCTGGCGCACCCACGCCTCGTTCGACGAGATCGACGCCGCCACCCGCCGCCAGATCGAGGACACCTACCTGTGCCGCCCCTTCGAGGAGGCATGGCGCACGGCCCACCACGGCACCCAGGAACCCGACGCGAAGCGGAAGTTGGCGCTGGCGTTCCGCACCTACCTCGCCGACGGCTTCACCCTGGCCCGAACGGGCGCCCCCGGACGCCGAGTTGACTACCTCGTCCACTCCGGCCCCGCGATGGGCGCCTTCAACCACTGGGTCAAGGGCACCAGCCTCGAACCCTGGCAGGCCCGCAACGTCGACACCGTCGCCGACCGCCTCATGACCGCCACCGCCCAACTGATCGAGGAACGCTGCGGGGCCTTCAAAAGCTAG